The Phaeocystidibacter marisrubri DNA segment TTTTACCAAATGGGCCTTTGAAGGTCCAAATGGCCCGATCAATGAAAGTGTTAAAAACCTCATACTCGACTTCGTAAGCGCGGGGAAACCCATAGGTGCACTCTGTATGAGTCCAACTACTGTTGCAAAAGCACTTGAGGGGTCCAACTACCATTCAACGCTCTCGGTAGGCTCCACAGCAGAAGGATCTCCGTATGATATTGCGGCTATTAGCGGCGGTGTTGAAGCAACGGGGGCAAAATCTGAAATGAAAACTGTGAGAGAAGTGAGCGTGGACGAATCGAACAAAATCGTGTGTGCACCTTGCTATATGATGGACGCAAACATCGTAGAGGTGAAGAAAAATATCGAACTTGCATTGGATAAAATTCTCGCTCTCATTTGATCGCAACAGAACGAGATAGACGCGACCCTTTTAGTCCGAACAAAAACCTGTAATTTTGCAAACGCTTTGAACCACTATTGTTCAGGCGTTTTTTCATTGAAAAGGATATTGCCGTGAAGAAAACCATGCTTATGATTCTAGACGGATGGGGTATTGCAAAAGACCCATCTGTTTCTGCTATTGACAAAGCGAATACTCCCTTTGTAGATAGCCTGTACACGAAATATCCAAACAACCGAATTGAAGCCTCTAGCCTGGATGTTGGTCTTCCCGAAGGCCAAATGGGAAACTCTGAGGTGGGACACATGAATCTCGGCGCAGGACGAGTGGTATTTCAAGACCTCGTTCGCATCAACAACGAAGTGGACAATGGCGGTCTTGCCGCAAATCCTGAACTCATCGCAGCCTTCGAACACGCCGAACAGCATCAGAGCAAAGTTCACCTCATCGGACTTCTAAGTGATGGCGGCGTTCACAGTCATATTAAGCATTTAAAGGGCCTTCTCAGCGCAGCTTCAGAGCGAGGTTTGCACAAGGTATTTGTTCACGCTTTTACAGACGGTAGAGATACCGACCCGAAAGGTGGGAAGAAGTACGTGGAAGAACTCGAGAACCATATGGCAAAAACTACAGGCCATATTGCCAGCATTGTAGGAAGATATTTCGCGATGGATCGCGACAACCGTTGGGAGCGCGTAAAGAAAGCCTACGACCTCATGGTTCACGGCACAGGTGAGAGCTACGCTATGCCAGCCAAGGCTTTGGAAGACAGTTATGCCAATGGTGTAACCGACGAATTTATTGAACCTGTTGTGATAACCCGGAGTGGACAGCCATTGGCTACCATTGGCCCCAACGACGTTGTCATCTGTTTCAATTTTAGAACAGATAGAGGTCGACAAATTACACAAGCGCTTACCCAAAGAGCGTTTCCAGAACAGAACATGGAGCCCTTGGACATCTATTATGTGACCATGGCTCGATACGATGACACCTTTAAAGGTGTTCACGTTCTCTACGAGAAAGAAAATCTCACCGAAACACTCGGAGAGGTTCTCGAAAAGGCGGGTAAAAAACAAATCCGGATTGCAGAAACAGAGAAGTATCCTCACGTAACCTTCTTCTTTTCCGGCGGTAGAGAAACGGAGTTCGAAGGAGAAAAACGCCTACTTTGCCCTTCTCCAAAGGTGGCTACCTACGACCTCCAGCCTGAGATGAGTGCCGCAGATATTCGCGATGCTATCCTTCCCGAATTGGAAAGTGGTGAGGCCGATTTCATCTGTCTCAACTTTGCCAATCCAGATATGGTAGGTCATACAGGTAGTATGGAGGCCGCAATCAAAGCGTGTGAAACGGTAGACAGTTGTGCTCAAGCTGTTGTGGAAGCTGGGTTGAAGAACGATTACACCTTCATTATCCTAGCGGATCACGGAAATGCTGATTGTATGATCAATCCAGATGGATCTCCGAATACGGCGCACACCACTCAACCCGTACCTGTTTTCCTTGTTGGGAATGATGTGGATAGTTATAAATTGAGTACCGGTAAACTGGGGGACATCGCTCCTACCCTCTTAGAATTGATGCAAATTGAACAGCCTAGCGCTATGACCGGCAAAAGCTTAATATCCAAATGATTCCAAAGTCCTTAATCATTGCGGTTGACTTCGACGGAACCATTGTTGAAGACGCCTATCCAAAGATTGGCAAACCTATGTTGTTTGCTTTCGAAACGCTGAAACAACTCGAAAAAGACGGTCATCGTCTCATCCTATGGACCTACAGAAACGGAAGGAAACTAGACCATGCCGTTGAATTTTGCAAAGAGAATGGGATTGAGTTCTACGCGGTGAACAAGAGTTATCCGAACGAAGACCCCACCGACAAAGATGTTCCTCGCAAATTGAACGCCGACATTTTTATTGACGATAGAAATGTGGGCGGATTCCCGGGCTGGGGAGAACTTTACCAGATGATTTCTAACCGTGAGTTAGAAGTGAAAACTAAAAAGAAAAAAGGCCTTTTTGGTCTTGGCAGATAAGCTGACCTTATGATTATTTATAAGTCGAAAGAAGAAATTGAATTGATGCGTGAAAGCGCTCAAATCGTATCGAGAACCTTGGGTGTGGTTGCAAAGGAAATCAAGCCAGGTGTAACTCCACTCTATCTCGATAAACTAGCGGAAGACTACATCCGAAGCCAAGGTGCAGAACCTGGATTTCTGGGTATGTACGACTTCCCTAACACCCTTTGCATGAGCAAAAACGAAGTAGTTGTTCACGGGTATCCGGATAACGAACCACTGCGTGAAGGAGACACCATCTCTGTAGATTGTGGGGCCCTAAAGAATGGTTATTACGGCGATCACGCCTTCACATTTGCCGTGGGCGAAGTGAAGCCTGAGGTGAAAAAATTACTTGATGTCACCTTGGAATCTCTCTACTTGGGAATTGAGCAAATGAGAGCTGGAAATCGCTTGGAAGATATCGGATGGGCCATTCAGCAACACGCGGAAGCGCATGGTTACGGTGTTGTTCGAGACTTGGTTGGACATGGTATTGGAAAAACCATGCACGAAGATCCGCAGGTTCCGAATTACGGAAGACGTGGCAGAGGAAAGAAACTTCAAGAAGGATTGGTTCTAGCCATTGAACCGATGATCAACATGGGTACTCATCGTGTGGCTTACTTGAAAGATGGTTGGACGATTGTTTCGGGCGATAGAAAACACTCGGCTCACTTTGAACACGATGTGGCTATTGTGGATGGAAAACCAGATGTACTGTCCACTTTTGACTATGTTTACGAAGCATTAGGCCTTCCTGCTGAAGATTTCAAAGTACCACTCACACGATGATTAAGTTCGCGCTCAAGTATATTCCAAGACCCTGGCTCATCCGGTTGAGTTATGTGGTTCAGTTTTTCGCCCCAGTTCTCTATGGTGGTTCTCGATTTGTAGACCCCATTGACGGCAAGGGATATAGAAAGTTCCTCCCGTACGGTTACGGAGGCAATATTCGCGAAAACGCCCTTTCACCTGGTACCAATAGCTTGGAACGCCACCGCTTAATGTGGCTCTACTTAAAGCGCGAGTCCGACTTCTTCACTCAGCCTAAAAAAGTGCTACACGTTGCACCAGAGCAGTGCTTCTATGGAAGGTTCAGAAAAATGTCAAATTTGGATTACACGACGGCTGACTTAGATTCACCGATCGCGGATATCTCCATGGACATTCACGATATTCCATTCGAGGAAAATACATTTGACGTGGTTTTTTGCAACCATGTTTTGGAACACGTAGACGACGATCAACAGTGCATGCGCGAGCTTTGTCGGGTTCTAAAGCCAGGAGGAATGGCCATTATGCAAGTGCCATATATCCCCAATCAAGAGGTTACAGTGGAAGATCCAAGCATTACTGATCCCGCTGAAAGAGAACGACTATTCGGTCAGTACGACCATGTTCGCAAGTACGGAAAAGACTATGCGGATCGTCTGAAAAATGCAGGGTTCAAAGTTACAAAGGTGGATTTCTCCGAAATTCTTCCATCTGAGGAATTCGATAAGTATCGCCTTCCAAAAGGAGAACCTCTCTACGTTTGTAGCAAGTAATCAGTCCAAACGTTCCAGTCCGGCTTTGGCCTTTTGCTGAGTCCCTTCATACCAAGGATAATCGTCAAATTCTAGGACGTTTTCGTAGTGCTCGCGCGCTTTGACGAATTCTTTGGTCTGCTCATAAAGCAAGGCCAGATGCAACTCTGAGTACACTCTGTTAACCGTTATCGGCTCTATCGTATACTTGATAGCGTTAGTTAATGAGGTGATGGCATTCTTAACGTCTTCCAGTTGCTCGTACGATCTACCGAGTCGATAATGGAATTCCATGTGATCGTTCTGGGTACGGCAAATTTGAGACTCCTTTCCTTTCAGCATCCTCAAAACCTTTTGATGCTGACCTGAATCAAAGGCTAAACGGGCTTTTAAGAGCTCCAAGGCAATGGGTTCAACTTCACATTCACGAAGTGCTTCAAGATCAGCTCCTACAGATGCGGTACCCTCTTCCAAAACCCTAGAACGGTACAGCTCCATTCGAGCATTCTGTCCTCTCAATCGATAATACCAACTCAAAAAGCGCAAAGTCGACTTGTTGTAATTGACGCCTTTATTCATCTGCAAATACGAGAGTAAGTGAAGATTGGCATCCTCATCTCCTCGAGTTAATTTCGCCCGTCCCAGCGTGTATACCAAGTAAGGAAAATCATGAACGCCGGGAATAGCGCGAACGTCCAAAAGCATATCGATCAACTCATCCATGTCGCCCTCTTTCTGGAGCAACCTAGACTCTAAATAGGCCAGAAGAGGATTGGTATGAGGATCTAAGCCGTACGACTTCACACTCAGCTTAACGTTGGGGTTGAGTTGCTGAGCCACGTACACATAGACAAATACATTCTTAGTCTTCAAATAACTCCACTGAGGCTGTTCCGACACTTGGGTTGATTCTCTCAACAATTGAAGACCCAATTCTAGATCACCCGAATATCCCAACATGGATGTCAGAAATCGATAATTATCGGGAACACTTCCAATGGCGACATTTAATACTCCAGCACCCACTTTTAAGGGAACAAAATCAGGATACTCTTCTTGACCATCCTCCATGGAACTCAGCGCTCCTAGGGCATACTGGGCACCGCTAAACATCCTCCCGAACTTCAGTTCCAGAGCGGCCATTTCGAACTTCATTTCACCAACGTAGAGGTGATAATACGGGCTTGATTCATCTCCATCTTTCACTACCTCTAACCAATCCAACATCTTGCGCTTATCCTTAGTAAACGCCGCCTCATCTTCATCCACAAAATGGCGAAGGAAAAATAAATTGAACCTTAAGTAGGAAGTTGTTTGCTGATTGGGGTGATCCTTCTCGTACGAATTGAGAATGGTTTCTGCACTGTCAAACTTGAGAGTAAAAATCAATTCATGCGCTTGCTTCAGCTTCTTATCCATCGGAAACTGCGCAAAGGAACACACTGAAACCAAGAGCAATAAGAGAGAAAATAGAAAACGTACGCGCATAAAAAAAGGGGCTCGATGTGAACCCCTAAAATTAGTCAGATAATCTATGATTACTTAGCCTTCGCCAAGATATCTTCAATCATTTTCCCCATGCGCTCTTCTTCTTCACGAGCCAATTCTGGGTCAACGAGAATACGTCCGCTGTGCTCATCGGTGATGATCTTCTTGCGCTGTGCAATTTCAAGCTGACGTTGTGGTGGAATCACGAAGAATGAGCCGGCAGAAGCGCCACGCTCAATAGAAACAACCGCAAGACCGTTCAAAGTCTTCTCACGGATGCGACGATAAGCTGTGTAAAGACGCTCTTCAATTTGCTTTCCGTACTCTTCTGATTTCTGAAGAAGAACCTCTTCCTCTTTCTGAGTTTCGTTCATGATACTGTCCAACTCACCTTTCTTGAACTCAAGGTGATTCTTGCGCTCAGCGAGTTTAGCATCAGTGCCCGACTTGATTTCCTTCTTGTTAGCGATCTTGGCTTCAAATTCCTTGATTCGCTTATTAGAAAGTTGAATTTCCAATTCTTGGAATTCAATTTCCTTAGAGATAGCATCGAACTCGCGGTTGTTGCGAACATTCTTTTGCTGCTCCTCGTACTTCTTGATTTTTTCCGTGGCGTTCTTGATCGTGATCTTGCGATCCTTGATTTCGTCTTCGAGTTCCTTTACTTCTGCAGAAGTTTTCTCAACACGAGTCTCAAGACCAGCAATTTCGTCTTCAAGATCTTCAACTTCCAATGGCAATTCACCGCGAAGGTTGCGGATCTCGTCAATTCTGCGATCGATAATCTGAAGATCGTACAAAGCGCGAAGCTTGTCTTCGACCGTCAATTCTTTCGTCTTTGCCATATAGCCTATAGATATAAAATGGGGTTCGTTTTGACTGCCGTCTGAAAGGTGGCA contains these protein-coding regions:
- the elbB gene encoding isoprenoid biosynthesis glyoxalase ElbB translates to MKFAVLLHGSGVYDGTEIQEAVLTLLAIAERGHTYQCVAPDIQQHHVIDHTNGSEMEETRNVFVESARIARGEIVKLSDFDASPYDVLMMPGGFGTAKNFTKWAFEGPNGPINESVKNLILDFVSAGKPIGALCMSPTTVAKALEGSNYHSTLSVGSTAEGSPYDIAAISGGVEATGAKSEMKTVREVSVDESNKIVCAPCYMMDANIVEVKKNIELALDKILALI
- the gpmI gene encoding 2,3-bisphosphoglycerate-independent phosphoglycerate mutase translates to MLMILDGWGIAKDPSVSAIDKANTPFVDSLYTKYPNNRIEASSLDVGLPEGQMGNSEVGHMNLGAGRVVFQDLVRINNEVDNGGLAANPELIAAFEHAEQHQSKVHLIGLLSDGGVHSHIKHLKGLLSAASERGLHKVFVHAFTDGRDTDPKGGKKYVEELENHMAKTTGHIASIVGRYFAMDRDNRWERVKKAYDLMVHGTGESYAMPAKALEDSYANGVTDEFIEPVVITRSGQPLATIGPNDVVICFNFRTDRGRQITQALTQRAFPEQNMEPLDIYYVTMARYDDTFKGVHVLYEKENLTETLGEVLEKAGKKQIRIAETEKYPHVTFFFSGGRETEFEGEKRLLCPSPKVATYDLQPEMSAADIRDAILPELESGEADFICLNFANPDMVGHTGSMEAAIKACETVDSCAQAVVEAGLKNDYTFIILADHGNADCMINPDGSPNTAHTTQPVPVFLVGNDVDSYKLSTGKLGDIAPTLLELMQIEQPSAMTGKSLISK
- a CDS encoding BT0820 family HAD-type phosphatase; the protein is MIPKSLIIAVDFDGTIVEDAYPKIGKPMLFAFETLKQLEKDGHRLILWTYRNGRKLDHAVEFCKENGIEFYAVNKSYPNEDPTDKDVPRKLNADIFIDDRNVGGFPGWGELYQMISNRELEVKTKKKKGLFGLGR
- the map gene encoding type I methionyl aminopeptidase codes for the protein MIIYKSKEEIELMRESAQIVSRTLGVVAKEIKPGVTPLYLDKLAEDYIRSQGAEPGFLGMYDFPNTLCMSKNEVVVHGYPDNEPLREGDTISVDCGALKNGYYGDHAFTFAVGEVKPEVKKLLDVTLESLYLGIEQMRAGNRLEDIGWAIQQHAEAHGYGVVRDLVGHGIGKTMHEDPQVPNYGRRGRGKKLQEGLVLAIEPMINMGTHRVAYLKDGWTIVSGDRKHSAHFEHDVAIVDGKPDVLSTFDYVYEALGLPAEDFKVPLTR
- a CDS encoding class I SAM-dependent methyltransferase, giving the protein MIKFALKYIPRPWLIRLSYVVQFFAPVLYGGSRFVDPIDGKGYRKFLPYGYGGNIRENALSPGTNSLERHRLMWLYLKRESDFFTQPKKVLHVAPEQCFYGRFRKMSNLDYTTADLDSPIADISMDIHDIPFEENTFDVVFCNHVLEHVDDDQQCMRELCRVLKPGGMAIMQVPYIPNQEVTVEDPSITDPAERERLFGQYDHVRKYGKDYADRLKNAGFKVTKVDFSEILPSEEFDKYRLPKGEPLYVCSK
- a CDS encoding tetratricopeptide repeat protein gives rise to the protein MDKKLKQAHELIFTLKFDSAETILNSYEKDHPNQQTTSYLRFNLFFLRHFVDEDEAAFTKDKRKMLDWLEVVKDGDESSPYYHLYVGEMKFEMAALELKFGRMFSGAQYALGALSSMEDGQEEYPDFVPLKVGAGVLNVAIGSVPDNYRFLTSMLGYSGDLELGLQLLRESTQVSEQPQWSYLKTKNVFVYVYVAQQLNPNVKLSVKSYGLDPHTNPLLAYLESRLLQKEGDMDELIDMLLDVRAIPGVHDFPYLVYTLGRAKLTRGDEDANLHLLSYLQMNKGVNYNKSTLRFLSWYYRLRGQNARMELYRSRVLEEGTASVGADLEALRECEVEPIALELLKARLAFDSGQHQKVLRMLKGKESQICRTQNDHMEFHYRLGRSYEQLEDVKNAITSLTNAIKYTIEPITVNRVYSELHLALLYEQTKEFVKAREHYENVLEFDDYPWYEGTQQKAKAGLERLD
- a CDS encoding zinc ribbon domain-containing protein; its protein translation is MAKTKELTVEDKLRALYDLQIIDRRIDEIRNLRGELPLEVEDLEDEIAGLETRVEKTSAEVKELEDEIKDRKITIKNATEKIKKYEEQQKNVRNNREFDAISKEIEFQELEIQLSNKRIKEFEAKIANKKEIKSGTDAKLAERKNHLEFKKGELDSIMNETQKEEEVLLQKSEEYGKQIEERLYTAYRRIREKTLNGLAVVSIERGASAGSFFVIPPQRQLEIAQRKKIITDEHSGRILVDPELAREEEERMGKMIEDILAKAK